From a region of the Verrucomicrobiia bacterium genome:
- a CDS encoding response regulator transcription factor has protein sequence MESAYWGQRLFKNTFTYKGRRRKVNAWSVKIQLFGKRKTFSLSSSDPAEAAIEASHIYQTINSQGWDAVGQRRGRTGFHPPLAESRAAATASTELGPEYWKGRLIHRKHPEPASASGERSLSVRIEHSGVSRYFPLGTGDESRAAIQAMHIYQVVASQGWGIANQRFARELTLAFRWLEDPLAWTYTTLHTRTNSDAPVFLPGSKSKAAKRTVAIIEPDAGIRNALIVCANSQEGFGCCAAYSGVAEAMREITRRRIDLMIVNYALPDQPGSSCLEALDKEKSGTVGLLYSVFEDSDQLFKSTPGGAVGYMLKRTPTSRIFDPIAQTAGALTREVIALKIREYFQRLVAAMPSGPSALDMARLTPRELEILTLLAKGDLAKEIADSLDISVWTVHGHVKSIFEKLNVHTRTEAVLKFLQK, from the coding sequence ATGGAATCCGCTTACTGGGGGCAACGATTGTTCAAAAACACGTTCACCTACAAGGGGCGCAGAAGAAAGGTGAACGCCTGGTCTGTAAAAATACAGTTATTCGGCAAGCGCAAAACCTTTTCTCTCAGTTCGAGCGACCCAGCCGAAGCAGCAATAGAGGCCAGCCACATCTATCAAACCATCAACAGCCAGGGCTGGGATGCTGTCGGGCAGCGCCGTGGCAGGACAGGATTTCATCCGCCACTCGCTGAATCCAGAGCGGCTGCCACCGCCTCGACGGAACTTGGCCCGGAGTATTGGAAAGGACGGTTGATCCATCGAAAACATCCCGAGCCGGCCAGCGCCAGCGGCGAACGCTCTCTCTCGGTGCGCATCGAGCATTCCGGCGTCAGCCGGTATTTTCCGTTGGGCACGGGAGACGAAAGCCGGGCGGCGATCCAGGCAATGCACATTTATCAAGTGGTCGCCAGTCAGGGTTGGGGGATCGCCAACCAAAGATTTGCCAGGGAGCTCACCCTGGCCTTTCGCTGGCTGGAAGATCCCCTGGCGTGGACTTATACCACGTTACACACCCGGACCAACTCGGATGCACCCGTTTTTCTCCCAGGCTCGAAGTCGAAAGCTGCGAAACGAACTGTTGCCATCATAGAGCCCGATGCTGGCATTCGAAACGCGCTGATCGTCTGTGCCAACAGCCAGGAGGGATTCGGGTGTTGCGCTGCGTACAGCGGTGTCGCTGAAGCCATGCGCGAAATCACCCGGCGGCGCATTGACCTGATGATCGTCAACTACGCGCTCCCCGATCAGCCTGGCTCGAGCTGCCTGGAAGCGTTGGACAAGGAAAAGTCCGGCACGGTTGGCCTTCTCTACTCGGTGTTTGAAGATAGCGACCAGCTTTTCAAGTCCACGCCCGGAGGAGCGGTTGGATACATGTTAAAGCGCACGCCAACCAGCCGGATTTTCGATCCCATCGCGCAAACTGCTGGCGCACTGACGCGCGAAGTTATTGCACTGAAGATTCGCGAATATTTTCAACGGCTCGTTGCGGCAATGCCGTCGGGCCCCTCAGCCCTGGATATGGCCAGGCTCACTCCACGAGAACTGGAAATTCTGACGCTCCTCGCCAAAGGCGATCTTGCGAAGGAAATTGCCGACTCCCTGGACATCAGCGTGTGGACCGTGCATGGCCACGTAAAGAGCATCTTCGAGAAGCTCAACGTGCATACGCGGACTGAAGCCGTCTTGAAATTCCTGCAAAAATAG
- a CDS encoding prepilin-type N-terminal cleavage/methylation domain-containing protein has protein sequence MQTSRQTQRAFTLIELLVVIAIIAILAAMLLPALAKAKDKGRRISCLNNVKQLTLGSIMYSDENRKGQFAPTVDPSDDNQTWLYKAYIPNMNSFVCPGTQNFIRDSWVPSPPPAGPMVLRDLLSYAGNKTLKPGSSYELFSWWGDQGKPTPVPAAKTQGNVQSWVYQFTSIFPYNAGYKGMAAGPSRACLFLDGDSAYQSTRTDVSNFPDPIDNHGASGGNISFCDGHAEFVSARPDTKYITAIYLGTDADP, from the coding sequence ATGCAAACCAGCAGACAGACACAGCGTGCATTTACCCTGATCGAGCTGCTGGTAGTCATCGCGATCATTGCGATACTCGCAGCCATGCTCCTTCCGGCGCTTGCCAAGGCGAAGGACAAGGGGCGGCGGATCAGTTGCCTCAACAACGTGAAACAACTGACGCTCGGCAGCATCATGTATTCTGACGAAAATCGAAAAGGCCAGTTCGCGCCGACAGTGGATCCCTCGGACGACAACCAGACGTGGCTCTACAAGGCGTACATTCCGAACATGAATTCGTTTGTATGTCCTGGCACACAGAATTTCATCCGGGACAGCTGGGTCCCCAGCCCTCCGCCTGCAGGTCCAATGGTTCTCCGCGACTTGTTGTCCTATGCAGGCAACAAAACGCTGAAGCCGGGTTCCAGCTACGAGTTGTTTTCATGGTGGGGTGACCAGGGGAAACCCACTCCCGTTCCGGCGGCCAAAACTCAAGGCAACGTCCAGTCATGGGTTTACCAGTTCACATCCATATTTCCGTATAATGCAGGCTACAAAGGCATGGCGGCGGGTCCGTCGCGTGCCTGTCTCTTTTTGGATGGCGATTCGGCGTACCAAAGCACGCGCACGGATGTAAGCAACTTTCCTGATCCGATTGATAATCACGGGGCGAGCGGCGGAAATATATCCTTCTGCGACGGACACGCTGAATTTGTCAGCGCCCGGCCGGACACAAAATACATCACCGCAATTTACCTCGGAACAGATGCCGACCCCTGA
- a CDS encoding sugar ABC transporter ATP-binding protein, with the protein MNATSSSGTTSLAEPLVRLSGITKRFGAVTVLRDVRFEVAAGEVHVLAGENGAGKSTLIKILAGIHTDFEGLIEYCGRPARPCSPLEASALGVAVIHQELSLIGPMSVADNIFLGRTPTRAGFVCEARQHEEALHWVRQLGLEIDVRRCAEQFPIAVQQLIEIAKALSQKAKVIVMDEPTSALNAPEVEKLFALIRTLKERGCGIVYISHKMEEIEQIADRITVLRDGQWVGTAPATELPAQRFIQWMVGRDLGEQFPRRAPNPGPERVRLENFSVFPKGFAEKNAVHGVSLEVRAGEILGIGGLQGSGASELFWGMFGACSATQGAMRLDGREVSFASPRAAIESGLALLTNDRKATGLVLSLSIIANATLAGLRELSRAGWRRADAERAAAEKTTSRMKLRAASLELEVSALSGGNQQKVAIAKWLQTRPRVLLLDEPTRGIDVAAKREIYQLMDEWTSEGMAILLISSEMPELLTLSDRIVVMHRGRVTARFNRTDATPEAILAAAMGRVGNATPAIVA; encoded by the coding sequence GTGAACGCGACTTCGTCGTCCGGCACCACGTCCCTCGCTGAACCATTGGTGCGGCTATCCGGTATCACGAAGCGTTTCGGCGCCGTGACGGTTCTCAGGGATGTCAGGTTTGAAGTGGCGGCTGGCGAAGTTCACGTGCTTGCGGGAGAAAACGGGGCGGGAAAGAGTACGCTAATCAAGATCCTTGCGGGGATCCACACCGACTTCGAAGGACTGATCGAGTATTGCGGTCGGCCAGCGCGGCCGTGTTCTCCGCTGGAAGCCAGTGCGCTCGGGGTCGCTGTGATACATCAGGAACTTTCCCTGATTGGGCCGATGAGCGTGGCCGACAACATTTTTCTCGGCCGGACACCAACGCGAGCTGGCTTCGTCTGTGAGGCGCGGCAGCACGAGGAAGCCTTGCACTGGGTCAGGCAATTGGGATTGGAAATTGATGTGCGCCGTTGCGCCGAGCAATTTCCGATTGCAGTGCAGCAACTCATCGAGATCGCGAAGGCGCTGAGCCAAAAGGCAAAGGTGATTGTGATGGACGAACCCACGAGCGCCTTGAACGCGCCTGAGGTTGAGAAGCTGTTCGCACTCATCCGCACCTTGAAAGAACGCGGCTGCGGGATCGTTTATATCTCGCACAAGATGGAGGAGATCGAGCAGATCGCGGATCGCATCACGGTGTTGCGCGATGGACAATGGGTCGGCACTGCACCTGCAACGGAGTTGCCGGCGCAACGTTTTATCCAATGGATGGTGGGACGGGATCTCGGCGAACAGTTTCCACGACGCGCGCCCAATCCGGGACCCGAGAGAGTGCGCCTGGAGAATTTCAGTGTGTTTCCCAAAGGATTCGCTGAGAAAAACGCGGTGCACGGAGTGTCGCTCGAGGTTCGCGCCGGGGAGATCCTTGGTATCGGCGGCCTGCAGGGCTCGGGGGCCAGCGAGCTTTTCTGGGGAATGTTTGGCGCCTGCAGCGCCACGCAGGGCGCCATGCGCCTGGATGGCAGGGAAGTGTCGTTCGCCTCCCCGCGCGCCGCGATTGAATCTGGATTGGCGTTGCTCACGAATGATCGCAAGGCGACGGGACTGGTGCTGTCCCTTTCGATTATTGCAAACGCGACTCTGGCCGGATTGCGGGAGTTGTCGAGGGCGGGATGGCGGCGAGCAGATGCGGAGCGGGCCGCGGCCGAAAAGACCACGAGCCGGATGAAGTTGCGCGCCGCGTCGCTCGAGCTGGAAGTGAGTGCGCTCTCCGGCGGCAACCAGCAAAAGGTGGCGATCGCAAAATGGCTCCAAACGCGACCCAGGGTATTGCTTCTCGATGAACCCACGCGCGGGATCGACGTCGCTGCCAAACGCGAAATCTACCAACTGATGGATGAATGGACGTCCGAAGGAATGGCGATCCTGTTGATCAGTTCCGAGATGCCCGAGTTGCTCACGTTGAGCGATCGCATCGTGGTGATGCACCGCGGCAGGGTGACTGCGAGATTCAACCGGACTGACGCTACGCCGGAAGCGATTCTGGCTGCGGCAATGGGGAGGGTCGGCAACGCGACGCCCGCTATCGTGGCATGA
- a CDS encoding beta-L-arabinofuranosidase domain-containing protein, protein MQCLFLNATMVGLFSLAAALHGAPVVVDAVPPAVKDRQEATIPAAIQLGGFLGKRLDANVTNRLAKVDEERLLEGFRKRPGRQAWDGEHAGKWLHAATLAWEYSQGSELRTKLDRVVAELGKCQMEDGYLGTYLPEQRWTEWDVWAHKYDMLGLLTYYRATGNTNALAISRRCADLLCRTFGTNAGQRDILKAGWHMGMAPTSVLEPMVLLYRLTGETKYLEFCRYILASWETPAGPKIVSTLLSAKRVDKVGNAKAYEMLSCLNGALEFYRTTGEKQLLEAALNAWQDIVNSRLYLTGTASHHEHFHKDHELPNGNADVGETCVTVTWIQFNAQLLRLTGEARFAEELERAVYNQLLGAQKPDGSGWGYYVQLEGKKPYSAELSGHCCLSSGPRGLALVPTFAVTADHEGVIINFLTAGKSRLRLPDGKFVRLEIESGYPGTGDMRVKVVLDQASVFTLKLRVPAWSQTATLSVNDRSQERSLPAGEYAALRREWHDGDVITLRMPMSLRTIVGAHGNAGKVAFARGPLILAADDALNPGAPIGTFRILPAQSKMQAGTLIGEQRGSVHAIRTTPSAERATNEIFALQLISFAEAGSTQDPYQVWMPLAEQNPGGVQSP, encoded by the coding sequence ATGCAGTGTCTGTTTCTCAACGCAACAATGGTCGGATTGTTTTCACTGGCCGCCGCTCTGCACGGCGCCCCGGTTGTCGTCGACGCCGTCCCTCCAGCCGTCAAGGACAGGCAGGAAGCCACGATCCCAGCGGCGATCCAGCTGGGTGGGTTTCTGGGCAAGCGGTTGGACGCAAATGTCACGAATCGGCTTGCGAAGGTTGATGAGGAACGACTGCTCGAAGGTTTTCGCAAGCGTCCAGGCCGGCAGGCATGGGATGGAGAACACGCTGGCAAATGGCTGCACGCTGCGACATTGGCGTGGGAATACTCGCAAGGTTCCGAACTCCGCACGAAATTGGATCGCGTTGTTGCCGAGTTGGGAAAGTGTCAGATGGAAGATGGCTATCTTGGAACCTACTTGCCCGAGCAACGTTGGACGGAGTGGGATGTTTGGGCTCACAAGTATGACATGCTTGGGCTGCTGACTTATTATCGCGCGACAGGGAACACCAACGCGCTCGCCATCAGCCGGCGTTGCGCCGATCTGTTGTGTCGCACCTTTGGAACAAATGCCGGGCAGCGGGACATTCTTAAAGCCGGCTGGCACATGGGCATGGCTCCTACGAGCGTGCTGGAACCGATGGTCCTGTTGTATCGGCTGACAGGGGAAACGAAGTATCTCGAATTCTGCCGCTACATCCTCGCATCGTGGGAGACTCCCGCGGGGCCAAAAATTGTTTCGACTCTGCTTTCAGCCAAACGCGTGGACAAGGTCGGCAACGCCAAAGCCTATGAAATGCTTTCGTGCCTGAATGGCGCCCTCGAGTTTTATCGCACGACAGGCGAGAAGCAGTTGCTGGAGGCGGCATTGAATGCGTGGCAGGACATCGTCAACAGCCGCCTGTATCTCACAGGCACCGCCAGTCACCACGAGCATTTCCACAAGGACCATGAACTCCCAAATGGCAATGCCGACGTGGGTGAAACGTGCGTGACCGTCACGTGGATTCAATTCAACGCGCAGTTGCTTCGGCTGACTGGCGAAGCGCGCTTTGCGGAAGAGTTGGAACGTGCCGTTTACAATCAATTACTGGGCGCGCAGAAACCTGACGGCAGTGGCTGGGGATATTATGTGCAACTCGAGGGAAAGAAACCCTACTCGGCGGAGCTCTCGGGGCATTGCTGCCTTTCAAGCGGACCCCGTGGCCTGGCTCTCGTGCCGACATTTGCGGTGACGGCCGACCATGAAGGCGTAATCATCAATTTTCTGACAGCTGGGAAATCCCGGCTGCGGCTGCCCGACGGCAAATTCGTTCGCCTTGAAATTGAATCCGGCTATCCCGGAACCGGCGACATGCGCGTTAAAGTCGTTCTCGACCAAGCCTCGGTGTTCACCTTGAAATTGCGCGTGCCCGCCTGGAGCCAAACAGCAACGCTCTCGGTAAACGACCGATCTCAGGAAAGGTCGCTGCCCGCTGGCGAGTATGCAGCGCTGCGACGGGAATGGCATGACGGTGATGTCATCACGTTGAGAATGCCAATGTCGCTTCGCACGATCGTCGGAGCGCATGGAAATGCGGGCAAAGTGGCTTTTGCGCGAGGTCCTTTAATCCTGGCGGCAGACGATGCCCTCAATCCCGGGGCACCCATCGGAACTTTCCGCATTTTGCCGGCACAGTCGAAGATGCAGGCTGGCACGTTAATCGGCGAACAACGCGGCTCTGTTCACGCCATCCGGACAACTCCTTCAGCAGAGCGCGCGACAAATGAAATTTTCGCGCTTCAACTCATCTCGTTTGCTGAAGCCGGCAGCACCCAGGACCCTTACCAAGTTTGGATGCCGCTGGCTGAACAAAATCCAGGAGGCGTGCAGTCCCCGTGA
- a CDS encoding ABC transporter permease, with protein MAKTNGLRRFSTSAAGRAFMALVLVFVVGAIFNADGAFFKIGTHRDALRQASVYGILACGLTLVIISGGIDLAVGSVLALVAVCCAKMAIHWGWSGWLVVPACMLVGSVSGGLSGVVAAKLRVQPFIATLALMVAARGAAKYFSGGMKVSTAVKSSSGSYDYVDVPALFRAVDTRILGDNVSMVTVIFLICLGFSWLALAKHSWGRQLYAIGGNEEASRLSGVPVVSAKICAYAASGVLAAVAGICQGAQEQQGDPEAGAGYELIAIAMVVIGGTSLSGGRGGMGLTLLGVLTIGYLDKILSINAVPEAGRLMLTGVIIVAAVLTQRRRES; from the coding sequence ATGGCAAAAACGAATGGACTGCGGAGGTTCTCAACAAGCGCAGCCGGGCGGGCGTTCATGGCGTTGGTTCTCGTGTTTGTGGTGGGAGCAATCTTCAATGCCGACGGAGCATTCTTCAAAATCGGCACCCACCGTGACGCCCTGCGACAGGCGTCGGTCTACGGAATTCTGGCTTGCGGTCTCACGCTCGTCATCATCTCTGGCGGCATTGACCTGGCAGTCGGAAGCGTGCTGGCGCTGGTCGCTGTGTGCTGCGCGAAGATGGCCATTCACTGGGGTTGGAGCGGGTGGCTGGTTGTTCCTGCCTGCATGCTGGTGGGTTCGGTGAGCGGTGGATTGTCTGGTGTTGTGGCAGCAAAACTGCGGGTGCAGCCGTTCATAGCCACCCTGGCGTTGATGGTGGCTGCTCGAGGGGCTGCCAAATACTTCTCCGGCGGAATGAAGGTTTCGACAGCCGTGAAGAGCTCCAGTGGCAGTTACGACTACGTGGACGTGCCCGCACTGTTCCGCGCCGTGGACACTCGCATCCTTGGGGACAACGTATCAATGGTCACAGTGATTTTTTTGATCTGCCTTGGTTTTTCATGGCTTGCGCTCGCGAAACACAGCTGGGGACGGCAACTTTATGCAATCGGAGGCAATGAAGAGGCATCCCGGCTTTCTGGTGTGCCGGTGGTCTCCGCCAAAATCTGCGCTTATGCGGCTTCCGGTGTGCTGGCTGCAGTGGCCGGGATTTGCCAGGGGGCGCAGGAACAGCAGGGTGATCCCGAGGCAGGCGCCGGCTACGAATTGATTGCCATCGCGATGGTGGTGATCGGCGGAACGAGTTTGTCAGGCGGCCGTGGGGGAATGGGATTGACCTTGCTCGGCGTGCTGACGATTGGCTATTTGGACAAGATTCTCAGCATCAATGCCGTGCCGGAGGCGGGCCGGTTGATGTTGACCGGGGTGATCATTGTCGCAGCCGTGTTGACCCAACGCCGCCGTGAAAGTTGA
- a CDS encoding glycoside hydrolase family 172 protein: MKLHCLVFTAFLSLTVLGSSGQENLGNPLGGLERLKGFETRRASSTDPDLKNGNGDLRPIEPGGMLTLAELEGPGKIVHIWITIAHGDPFYSAKLTLRIYWDDEEHPSVECPIGDFFGIGFGVDKPFTSIPLRVSSEGRGRNSYWPMPFRKKARITVTNESDRRCDCFYYYIDWQKHDSLPADTAYFHAMYRQEFPCVMGQNYLIADIEGRGHYVGTIKSVYHSSGGWYGEGDDFFFIDGEKTPSLRGTGTEDYFCDGWGFREQAGPFYGTPLWEGFNTGDRGTAYRFHLPDPVTFKKSLRLEIEHKGFQKFPDGKSDGCIERDDLFSSVAIWYQTEPHKPWPALPSGVDRLPLRERLVLKGYEAVVAARHSNHPLEVQPLGGVIDGKQLWFKPTDDQGWVEVSFETDKDQPLGLAWKVTHSWDYGIYRVKLDGREIGQFDLYAPGITQAQHKLGTHHVAAGKHTLRFECAGKSEKSAGYFLGFDALTAQTPVYSRPASVDLRTLQKN, encoded by the coding sequence ATGAAATTGCACTGTCTCGTCTTCACAGCGTTCCTGTCATTAACCGTCCTTGGTTCTTCCGGGCAGGAGAACCTTGGCAATCCGCTCGGCGGGCTGGAGCGGCTCAAGGGATTTGAAACCCGCCGCGCGTCTTCAACAGATCCGGACCTGAAGAACGGAAATGGCGATCTGCGGCCAATCGAACCCGGAGGAATGCTGACGCTCGCTGAACTCGAGGGACCCGGCAAGATCGTGCACATCTGGATCACCATTGCACACGGCGATCCCTTCTACTCGGCCAAGCTTACATTGCGGATTTATTGGGACGACGAGGAGCATCCCAGCGTCGAATGTCCCATCGGTGATTTCTTTGGCATCGGCTTCGGCGTGGACAAACCATTCACATCCATTCCCCTTCGCGTCAGCTCCGAGGGCCGCGGGCGAAACTCCTATTGGCCGATGCCATTCCGCAAGAAAGCCCGCATCACCGTTACTAACGAAAGCGACAGGCGCTGCGATTGCTTTTATTATTACATCGACTGGCAGAAGCATGACTCCCTGCCGGCCGACACCGCTTATTTCCACGCAATGTATCGCCAGGAATTCCCCTGTGTTATGGGCCAGAACTATTTGATCGCGGACATTGAGGGACGGGGTCACTACGTCGGTACGATCAAGAGCGTTTATCATTCTTCGGGGGGCTGGTACGGTGAGGGCGATGATTTCTTTTTCATCGACGGCGAAAAAACGCCCAGCTTGCGCGGCACGGGCACTGAAGACTATTTCTGCGACGGCTGGGGCTTTCGCGAGCAGGCCGGACCGTTCTATGGAACACCCTTGTGGGAAGGATTCAATACGGGCGACCGAGGCACGGCCTATAGATTTCATCTGCCTGACCCGGTCACTTTCAAGAAATCCCTGCGGTTGGAAATCGAACACAAAGGTTTCCAGAAATTTCCCGACGGAAAAAGTGACGGCTGCATCGAACGCGACGATCTGTTTTCCAGTGTTGCCATCTGGTACCAGACCGAACCGCACAAGCCGTGGCCAGCGCTGCCTTCGGGTGTGGATCGTCTGCCACTCCGCGAACGCTTGGTGCTGAAGGGGTATGAAGCCGTTGTGGCCGCCAGGCATTCGAACCATCCGCTTGAAGTCCAGCCACTCGGTGGCGTCATTGACGGAAAACAACTTTGGTTCAAGCCCACCGATGACCAGGGTTGGGTGGAGGTTTCATTCGAAACCGACAAGGACCAGCCGCTCGGCCTTGCGTGGAAAGTCACCCACTCGTGGGATTACGGCATCTATCGGGTGAAATTGGATGGCAGGGAAATCGGACAATTTGATCTCTACGCGCCCGGAATCACTCAAGCGCAGCACAAGCTGGGCACGCATCACGTTGCCGCAGGCAAGCACACGCTTCGGTTCGAGTGCGCCGGCAAATCCGAGAAGTCTGCAGGGTACTTCCTGGGATTCGATGCGTTGACGGCGCAAACGCCGGTTTACAGCCGCCCCGCGAGCGTCGACCTCCGCACGTTGCAAAAGAACTGA
- a CDS encoding MFS transporter, producing MPSPKAARPDFVGSGALDPIFRKLGSDPLYERWRWQTFAITWLAYAGFNLTRMSFAVSKAGIEADTHIQLTERQMAGIDGAFLAAYAIGQFFWGVAGDRFGPRRVVLTGMLCSVLAGFVMGACSNVTMFVALFFFQGLCQSSGWAPLVKNVGNFFSRRERGFVLGLWCTNYAVGGLMASLIASVVAERLGWRYAFYVPAGILLGVWILFYCLQRDRPEDLGLPPVETYHGEPTPLVKAGETPEEEPEGSWKVIRAVLSNPMVILLGAVYFCLKPTRYAILFWGPKYIYDRLGSDMAEAGILSSMFELAGPFSILLMGVVSDRVFGARRMPVSILCLFLLGGLLFALDHLPATRWALGASLFLLGFLAYAPDAMIAGVAVVDFGAKKGASTATGLVNGLGSIGAMAGGVIPGLLQESWGWQGVFNCLGAAVVFAGLLLLPKWNAVPPAISAAIHR from the coding sequence ATGCCATCGCCCAAAGCTGCAAGGCCGGACTTCGTCGGCAGCGGGGCGTTGGATCCAATCTTTCGAAAGCTCGGCAGCGACCCCCTGTATGAGCGCTGGCGCTGGCAGACTTTCGCCATCACCTGGCTGGCCTACGCCGGTTTCAATCTCACTCGGATGTCGTTTGCCGTTTCGAAGGCCGGCATCGAGGCAGACACGCACATTCAACTGACCGAGAGGCAGATGGCCGGGATTGATGGTGCGTTTCTCGCCGCTTATGCGATCGGCCAGTTTTTCTGGGGTGTGGCTGGGGATCGATTCGGGCCGCGCAGGGTTGTTCTCACGGGGATGCTGTGTTCTGTCTTGGCGGGATTCGTGATGGGCGCTTGTTCGAACGTCACGATGTTTGTCGCCCTTTTTTTCTTCCAGGGACTTTGCCAATCCAGCGGCTGGGCCCCGCTTGTGAAGAATGTTGGGAATTTTTTCTCGCGGCGAGAGCGCGGGTTCGTCCTTGGATTGTGGTGCACGAATTACGCCGTCGGCGGATTGATGGCTTCTCTAATCGCGAGTGTTGTCGCCGAGCGATTGGGCTGGCGATACGCGTTCTATGTTCCCGCCGGAATTCTGCTTGGGGTCTGGATACTGTTCTATTGCCTCCAACGCGACCGTCCCGAAGATCTCGGTTTGCCGCCTGTGGAGACCTATCACGGTGAGCCCACGCCATTGGTAAAGGCGGGTGAAACGCCGGAGGAGGAACCGGAAGGATCGTGGAAGGTGATTCGCGCGGTGCTGAGCAATCCGATGGTGATCCTGCTGGGAGCGGTTTATTTCTGCCTGAAGCCGACGCGTTACGCGATCTTGTTCTGGGGCCCGAAATATATCTACGACCGGCTGGGATCTGACATGGCAGAGGCGGGAATTTTGAGCTCCATGTTTGAATTGGCTGGGCCATTCAGCATTCTGCTGATGGGCGTTGTGTCTGATCGGGTTTTTGGCGCGCGCAGGATGCCTGTCTCAATACTGTGCCTGTTTTTGTTGGGTGGATTGCTGTTCGCCCTTGATCATTTGCCGGCGACGCGCTGGGCGCTCGGCGCAAGCCTGTTCCTGCTTGGATTCCTGGCCTACGCTCCGGACGCCATGATCGCGGGAGTCGCGGTGGTTGATTTCGGCGCGAAGAAAGGTGCTTCAACCGCGACGGGACTGGTGAACGGCCTGGGTTCAATTGGAGCCATGGCGGGTGGAGTGATTCCCGGGTTGCTGCAGGAAAGCTGGGGCTGGCAGGGTGTATTCAACTGCCTGGGTGCTGCCGTGGTTTTCGCAGGACTGTTGTTGTTGCCCAAATGGAATGCCGTCCCTCCGGCCATTTCAGCGGCCATCCACCGGTGA
- a CDS encoding substrate-binding domain-containing protein: MKPNHIRSLAFAILSFLSLLANGCSDPASKSGNESKADGENRVYTIGMSQCNLGEPWRVQMNEDIKNAAAKHSNLKVVFKDAQNDTLKQRAHVEEFVSSKVDLLIISPKEAQPLTEPVAKAIQAGVPVIVLDRALLGDKFTCFIGASNKKIGKAAGEWIVKTLGGKGNVVELMGLQTSTPGQDRHSGFLEGIAGSDIKIIFSADMKWLEPDARKEMESALSRFEKIDLVYAHNDAAAHGAYLAAKASGRTGIKFVGIDALPQEGVAYVSQSILDATFEYPSGGAEAIDTALKILKGETVPREIILGTRLFDASNVRQGGQELK, from the coding sequence ATGAAACCAAACCACATCCGCAGCCTGGCATTCGCAATTCTCTCTTTCCTCAGTCTGCTGGCGAATGGCTGTTCCGACCCGGCCTCAAAATCCGGCAACGAATCGAAAGCGGATGGTGAGAACCGGGTGTACACAATCGGCATGTCTCAATGCAATTTGGGAGAACCGTGGCGTGTGCAGATGAACGAGGATATCAAGAATGCGGCGGCGAAACACTCCAACCTGAAAGTGGTGTTCAAGGATGCGCAAAACGACACCCTCAAGCAGCGTGCGCACGTGGAGGAGTTCGTCAGTTCCAAGGTGGATTTGCTCATCATCAGTCCCAAGGAAGCCCAGCCGCTGACTGAACCTGTTGCTAAGGCGATACAGGCCGGCGTCCCGGTAATCGTGCTCGACCGCGCGTTGCTCGGCGACAAGTTCACGTGTTTCATAGGGGCTAGCAATAAGAAGATAGGAAAGGCAGCGGGCGAGTGGATTGTGAAAACGCTGGGCGGCAAGGGGAATGTTGTGGAGTTGATGGGCCTTCAAACATCAACCCCCGGCCAGGATCGGCACAGCGGATTCCTGGAAGGCATCGCCGGCTCCGACATCAAAATCATTTTTAGCGCGGACATGAAATGGCTCGAGCCTGATGCGCGCAAGGAGATGGAATCGGCATTGTCGCGCTTCGAGAAAATTGACCTGGTCTACGCGCACAACGATGCTGCGGCGCACGGTGCTTATCTCGCAGCCAAGGCGTCGGGCCGAACCGGAATCAAATTTGTCGGGATTGATGCCTTGCCGCAGGAAGGCGTTGCCTATGTCAGCCAATCCATTCTCGATGCCACCTTCGAGTATCCAAGCGGAGGCGCAGAAGCAATCGACACCGCACTGAAAATCCTCAAAGGAGAGACGGTGCCCAGGGAGATCATTCTGGGCACACGATTGTTCGATGCCAGCAACGTTCGCCAGGGCGGGCAGGAATTAAAGTAA